The Bubalus bubalis isolate 160015118507 breed Murrah chromosome 16, NDDB_SH_1, whole genome shotgun sequence genome window below encodes:
- the FAR1 gene encoding fatty acyl-CoA reductase 1 isoform X5 gives MGLPLPVRSSAPVWGGERASEESATATAAEPSLDGREESEARASATRIRMVSIPEYYEGKNVLLTGATGFLGKVLLEKLLRSCPKVNSVYVLVRQKAGQTPQERVEEVISGKLFDRLRDENPDFREKIIAINSELTQPKLALSEEDKEIIIDSTNIIFHCAATVRFNENLRDAVQLNVIATRQLILLAQQMKNLEVFMHVSTAYAYCNRKHIDEVVYPPPVDPKKLIDSLEWMDDGLVNDITPKLIGDRPNTYIYTKALAENVVQQEGAKLNVVIVRPSIVGASWKEPFPGWIDNFNGPSGLFIAAGKGILRTMRASNNALADLVPVDVVVNMSLAAAWYSGVNRPRNIMVYNCTTGSTNPFHWGEVEYHVISTFKRNPLEQAFRRPNVNLTSNHLLYYYWIAVSHKAPAFLYDIYLRMTGRSPRVSLQGSVVALGELDCLHDNWRLQGKVLQQARWKQCAFSDLP, from the exons GATCAGAATGGTTTCCATCCCAGAATACTATGAAGGCAAGAATGTCCTCCTCACTGGAGCTACTGGTTTCCTAGGGAAGGTACTTCTGGAAAAGTTGCTGAGGTCTTGTCCTAAGGTGAATTCAGTGTATGTTTTGGTGAGGCAGAAAGCTGGACAGACACCCCAGGAGCGAGTAGAAGAAGTCATTAGTGGCAAG CTTTTTGACAGATTGAGAGATGAAAATCCAGATTTTagggagaaaattatagcaatCAACAGTGAACTCACCCAACCTAAACTGGCTCTTAGTGAAGAAGATAAAGAGATCATCATAGATTCTACTAATATTATATTCCACTGTGCAGCTACAGTAAGATTTAATGAAAATTTGAG AGATGCTGTTCAGTTAAATGTGATTGCTACACGACAGCTTATTCTGCTTGCACAACAGATGAAGAATCTGGAAGTGTTCATGCATGTATCAACAGCATATGCCTACTGCAATCGAAAGCATATTGATGAAGTAGTCTATCCACCCCCTGTGGATCCCAAGAAGCTGATTGATTCTTTAGA GTGGATGGATGATGGCTTAGTAAATGATATCACACCCAAATTGATAGGAGACAGAcctaatacatacatatacacaaaagcATTGGCAGAAAATGTTGTACAGCAAGAAGGAGCAAAGCTAAATGTGGTGATTGTAAGGCCATCAATTGTTGGTGCCAGTTGGAAAGAACCTTTTCCA GGATGGATTGATAACTTTAATGGACCAAGTGGTCTTTTTATTGCG GCAGGGAAAGGAATTCTTCGAACAATGCGTGCCTCCAACAATGCCCTTGCAGATCTTGTTCCTGTAGATGTAGTTGTCAACATGAGTCTTGCGGCAGCCTGGTATTCCGGAGTAAATAG ACCAAGAAACATCATGGTGTATAACTGTACAACAGGAAGCACTAATCCCTTCCACTGGGGTGAAGTTG AATACCATGTAATTTCCACTTTCAAGAGGAATCCTCTCGAACAGGCCTTCAGACGGCCCAATGTAAATCTAACCTCCAATCACCTTTTATATTATTACTGGATTGCTGTAAGCCATAAGGCCCCAGCATTCCTGTATGATATCTACCTCAGGATGACTGGAAGAAGCCCAAG AGTGTCTTTGCAAGGATCAGTGGTCGCCTTAGGGGAGTTGGACTGCTTACATGACAACTGGAGGCTTCAAGGAAAAGTGCTTCAGCAGGCAAGGTGGAAGCAATGTGCATTTTCTGACCTACCTTAG
- the FAR1 gene encoding fatty acyl-CoA reductase 1 isoform X6 yields MGLPLPVRSSAPVWGGERASEESATATAAEPSLDGREESEARASATRIRMVSIPEYYEGKNVLLTGATGFLGKVLLEKLLRSCPKVNSVYVLVRQKAGQTPQERVEEVISGKLFDRLRDENPDFREKIIAINSELTQPKLALSEEDKEIIIDSTNIIFHCAATVRFNENLRDAVQLNVIATRQLILLAQQMKNLEVFMHVSTAYAYCNRKHIDEVVYPPPVDPKKLIDSLEWMDDGLVNDITPKLIGDRPNTYIYTKALAENVVQQEGAKLNVVIVRPSIVGASWKEPFPGWIDNFNGPSGLFIAAGKGILRTMRASNNALADLVPVDVVVNMSLAAAWYSGVNRPRNIMVYNCTTGSTNPFHWGEVEYHVISTFKRNPLEQAFRRPNVNLTSNHLLYYYWIAVSHKAPAFLYDIYLRMTGRSPRVSLQGSVVALGELDCLHDNWRLQGKVLQQARFQEKGYRE; encoded by the exons GATCAGAATGGTTTCCATCCCAGAATACTATGAAGGCAAGAATGTCCTCCTCACTGGAGCTACTGGTTTCCTAGGGAAGGTACTTCTGGAAAAGTTGCTGAGGTCTTGTCCTAAGGTGAATTCAGTGTATGTTTTGGTGAGGCAGAAAGCTGGACAGACACCCCAGGAGCGAGTAGAAGAAGTCATTAGTGGCAAG CTTTTTGACAGATTGAGAGATGAAAATCCAGATTTTagggagaaaattatagcaatCAACAGTGAACTCACCCAACCTAAACTGGCTCTTAGTGAAGAAGATAAAGAGATCATCATAGATTCTACTAATATTATATTCCACTGTGCAGCTACAGTAAGATTTAATGAAAATTTGAG AGATGCTGTTCAGTTAAATGTGATTGCTACACGACAGCTTATTCTGCTTGCACAACAGATGAAGAATCTGGAAGTGTTCATGCATGTATCAACAGCATATGCCTACTGCAATCGAAAGCATATTGATGAAGTAGTCTATCCACCCCCTGTGGATCCCAAGAAGCTGATTGATTCTTTAGA GTGGATGGATGATGGCTTAGTAAATGATATCACACCCAAATTGATAGGAGACAGAcctaatacatacatatacacaaaagcATTGGCAGAAAATGTTGTACAGCAAGAAGGAGCAAAGCTAAATGTGGTGATTGTAAGGCCATCAATTGTTGGTGCCAGTTGGAAAGAACCTTTTCCA GGATGGATTGATAACTTTAATGGACCAAGTGGTCTTTTTATTGCG GCAGGGAAAGGAATTCTTCGAACAATGCGTGCCTCCAACAATGCCCTTGCAGATCTTGTTCCTGTAGATGTAGTTGTCAACATGAGTCTTGCGGCAGCCTGGTATTCCGGAGTAAATAG ACCAAGAAACATCATGGTGTATAACTGTACAACAGGAAGCACTAATCCCTTCCACTGGGGTGAAGTTG AATACCATGTAATTTCCACTTTCAAGAGGAATCCTCTCGAACAGGCCTTCAGACGGCCCAATGTAAATCTAACCTCCAATCACCTTTTATATTATTACTGGATTGCTGTAAGCCATAAGGCCCCAGCATTCCTGTATGATATCTACCTCAGGATGACTGGAAGAAGCCCAAG AGTGTCTTTGCAAGGATCAGTGGTCGCCTTAGGGGAGTTGGACTGCTTACATGACAACTGGAGGCTTCAAGGAAAAGTGCTTCAGCAGGCAAG ATTCCAGGAGAAGGGATATAGAGAATAG